In Bacillus sp. KH172YL63, one genomic interval encodes:
- a CDS encoding N-6 DNA methylase, with protein sequence MEENMLFNQLNLLRGNLPLKKMKNVAFPIYSLQFLKNNNKIPEEAQICSILRHEDNLVESLIHAFKLVENEHPELKGVYDIFTSEGLSQKMLFNFLLQVNNMELTNDKWAILIDKLFNYLYENEGKKDGGYYSPESVNQLGVALLQPQSGAFYDGTAGVGATIVEVEKYTIENAGKIQLFGQEVNHNNWALAQLNLLFHGVENAELRLGDTLLKPAFIEGKNIAKFDRVMMDFPFSLNITEYETLLNDSYNRFIYGKPPRRSADMAFIMHGLSSLNQNGKAVFVVTNGTLFRQGVEDTIRQNMITADVIEAVIALPVNIYAETGIQTNLLVLNKNKPSDRKGKILFINAEEEFTQLNRRRKQLEHENIEKIVNAYDKGTEIKGFSKFIKTNQIEDADLLCKRYLEEDEIVVDTFGKVRVIQDKINNQSNNVSLTNLAQSIYRGFNVSSKSVEEGSGDYKIIKLSDVKDGEINLEELTSVTLKRKSKVEMYLVQRGDVIISNRGTSIKIAVVPHVEENIILTHNFLGIRCTNQLDPYFLKEYLESPVGQYMLTSKQIGTNILTINPKDLEDIKVPVIDIEAQMEIVEGFHQMNSSIHERLQQLEEEKKQIQLKLYENMGIRDSFLIID encoded by the coding sequence ATGGAAGAGAACATGTTATTCAATCAATTGAATTTATTACGCGGGAATTTGCCACTAAAAAAAATGAAAAATGTTGCATTTCCGATTTATAGTCTGCAGTTTCTAAAGAATAATAACAAAATTCCTGAAGAAGCTCAGATTTGTAGCATATTAAGACATGAAGATAACCTGGTGGAGAGTCTCATTCATGCTTTTAAACTCGTTGAAAACGAACATCCAGAATTAAAAGGTGTGTATGATATTTTTACTTCAGAAGGGTTAAGTCAGAAAATGTTATTTAACTTTTTGCTTCAAGTAAATAATATGGAACTGACAAATGACAAATGGGCTATCTTAATTGATAAACTGTTTAATTACCTTTACGAAAATGAAGGGAAGAAAGATGGTGGATATTATTCACCAGAAAGTGTCAATCAATTAGGGGTAGCATTATTACAGCCACAATCAGGTGCTTTTTATGATGGTACTGCTGGTGTTGGAGCTACGATTGTGGAAGTGGAAAAATACACAATTGAAAATGCTGGGAAAATACAATTATTTGGTCAAGAAGTGAACCATAACAATTGGGCGCTTGCGCAGCTCAATTTACTCTTTCATGGTGTAGAAAATGCCGAGCTACGGTTAGGAGATACGCTCCTTAAGCCAGCATTTATCGAAGGAAAGAATATAGCAAAGTTTGATAGAGTGATGATGGATTTTCCATTTTCATTGAACATTACTGAATATGAAACGTTGCTAAACGACTCATATAATCGTTTTATATATGGAAAACCGCCAAGAAGAAGTGCTGATATGGCATTCATTATGCATGGGTTGTCATCATTAAATCAAAACGGAAAAGCAGTATTTGTTGTAACTAATGGTACGTTGTTTAGACAGGGAGTTGAAGACACAATTCGTCAAAACATGATTACTGCTGATGTTATTGAAGCGGTAATTGCATTACCAGTGAATATTTATGCTGAAACGGGTATTCAAACGAATTTACTTGTACTAAATAAAAATAAGCCTAGTGATCGTAAAGGCAAGATACTATTTATCAATGCTGAAGAAGAATTTACACAATTAAATAGACGAAGAAAACAACTCGAGCATGAAAATATTGAAAAGATTGTTAATGCGTATGATAAAGGAACAGAAATAAAAGGTTTTAGTAAATTCATTAAGACCAACCAGATTGAAGATGCAGATCTGTTGTGTAAACGCTACTTAGAAGAGGATGAAATTGTTGTAGATACATTTGGTAAGGTGAGAGTTATACAAGACAAAATAAATAATCAATCTAATAACGTATCTTTAACCAATTTAGCACAGTCCATATACAGAGGATTTAATGTTTCTTCGAAATCAGTAGAAGAGGGATCTGGAGATTATAAAATCATAAAACTTTCGGATGTAAAAGATGGCGAAATTAACTTGGAGGAATTAACAAGCGTTACTTTGAAACGTAAATCAAAGGTGGAAATGTATCTTGTGCAACGTGGAGATGTAATCATTTCTAACCGAGGAACAAGTATAAAGATTGCTGTCGTACCTCATGTCGAAGAGAATATTATTTTGACTCATAATTTCTTAGGTATTAGGTGTACAAACCAACTAGACCCTTATTTTCTTAAAGAGTATTTAGAAAGCCCAGTAGGTCAGTACATGCTTACAAGTAAGCAAATAGGCACGAATATCCTAACGATAAACCCTAAAGACCTTGAGGATATAAAAGTACCAGTAATAGATATTGAAGCACAAATGGAAATTGTAGAAGGATTTCACCAAATGAATAGTAGTATTCATGAGAGACTACAGCAGCTAGAAGAAGAGAAAAAACAAATACAACTGAAACTATATGAAAATATGGGGATTCGAGATTCGTTTCTGATTATCGACTAA
- a CDS encoding Z1 domain-containing protein, producing the protein MKTTQLSLETKGNFYNFLKNKNNYGNEYLDCIESTVHNLMEEQTSANKPGMLLGKIQSGKTRTFLGIMGLAYDNGYDVVIILTKGTKALVKQTIARLNQEFDGMIVRDKMRVYDIMSLPSNLSKWELNKKLAIVVKKETRNMDRISDALFETYPDLKNKNILFIDDEADFASVSYDNNSEKNIIEMKVIASKIDNIRANVSKGSFLQVTATPYSLYLQPDEREINDFLKFEPVRPAFTELVPIHDKYVGGDLYFDESKNEDSPAYYLYSEITDNDLDVMKKMDLRRVRKASLLTQKNLYNLNQAVINFIVGSCIRRWQQRYLNEDEEKYSMVVHTERGKGAHDWQQQLIKLILEDLGKLAEEKNDLFIGWIEQSYSHLMKSVRLVQTPEPSFNEVLQEVNEALIQEMIVVSTVNSDKDVEELLDSNGQLQLRTPMNIFIGGQILDRGITIGNLTGFFYGRNPKSFQQDTVLQHSRMYGARSMEDIAVTRFYTTRKIYNIMERIHEFDTELRVAFEKGHNQGVVFVQKDTSNKIVPCSPNKILLSNLVTLKPHKRVLPVGFQTGYKSYISQKVEAVSKVIQELKQYSPQVMDNDAFLAPLSEVKRILSKIHETLVMEDGYEWDLDEYFSILDYLTLDSKEKFVWIIVREGRNITRIDSEGRFENSPDTPKGDKGELKVARKVAVDHPAVMLLKQNGDADKGWRDTPFWWPVMLAQSNIETTVYAKETIK; encoded by the coding sequence TTGAAGACAACTCAATTATCACTCGAAACCAAGGGGAACTTTTACAATTTCTTAAAGAACAAAAACAATTATGGGAATGAGTACTTAGATTGTATTGAAAGTACTGTTCACAACTTGATGGAAGAACAGACATCAGCTAATAAACCTGGTATGTTACTGGGGAAGATTCAGTCTGGTAAAACAAGAACTTTTCTAGGAATAATGGGTCTAGCCTATGACAATGGTTATGATGTCGTAATTATCTTAACTAAAGGTACTAAAGCATTGGTTAAACAAACTATAGCTCGATTAAACCAAGAGTTTGATGGAATGATAGTACGTGACAAAATGCGTGTTTACGATATTATGTCCTTACCTTCTAATTTAAGTAAATGGGAACTAAATAAAAAGCTTGCCATTGTTGTTAAAAAAGAAACAAGGAATATGGACAGAATAAGTGATGCTCTGTTTGAAACTTATCCTGATCTTAAGAATAAAAACATTTTATTTATTGATGATGAGGCGGATTTTGCGAGTGTTTCCTATGATAACAATTCAGAGAAAAATATCATTGAAATGAAAGTAATAGCCTCAAAGATTGATAATATTAGGGCGAATGTAAGCAAAGGATCATTTTTACAGGTTACTGCTACTCCTTACTCGCTTTATCTACAGCCGGATGAGAGGGAGATTAATGATTTCCTTAAGTTTGAACCTGTTAGGCCTGCGTTTACGGAGTTAGTACCTATACATGATAAATATGTGGGCGGTGATTTGTACTTTGACGAATCAAAAAATGAAGATTCACCAGCTTATTACTTATACAGCGAAATTACTGATAATGATTTAGATGTTATGAAAAAAATGGATTTGCGCCGTGTTAGAAAAGCAAGTCTACTCACTCAAAAGAATTTATATAATCTAAATCAGGCGGTTATAAATTTTATTGTAGGTAGTTGTATCAGACGATGGCAGCAAAGATACCTAAATGAGGATGAAGAAAAATATTCGATGGTTGTTCATACTGAGAGAGGAAAAGGAGCACATGATTGGCAACAACAACTTATTAAACTCATTCTAGAGGATCTGGGTAAATTAGCAGAAGAAAAAAACGATTTGTTTATTGGGTGGATTGAACAGTCATATAGTCACTTAATGAAATCAGTTAGGCTCGTTCAAACACCAGAACCCTCATTTAATGAAGTTCTACAAGAGGTTAATGAGGCATTAATTCAAGAAATGATTGTTGTTTCGACAGTGAATTCAGATAAGGATGTAGAAGAACTACTAGACTCTAATGGACAACTGCAACTGCGGACACCAATGAACATCTTTATCGGAGGTCAAATTCTAGATAGAGGAATAACAATTGGTAATTTAACGGGATTTTTCTATGGCAGAAACCCAAAATCCTTTCAACAAGATACCGTATTGCAGCATTCACGTATGTATGGAGCAAGATCCATGGAAGATATAGCTGTGACTAGGTTTTATACTACTAGGAAAATTTATAATATCATGGAGAGAATCCATGAATTTGATACTGAATTGAGAGTAGCCTTTGAAAAAGGACATAATCAAGGTGTAGTATTTGTTCAGAAAGATACATCAAATAAAATTGTTCCATGTAGCCCGAACAAAATATTACTTTCCAACCTTGTAACGCTAAAGCCTCATAAGAGGGTATTACCAGTCGGTTTTCAGACTGGATATAAGTCATACATCAGTCAAAAAGTAGAAGCGGTCTCTAAAGTAATTCAAGAATTAAAACAATATTCACCACAAGTCATGGACAATGATGCATTTTTAGCACCTTTAAGTGAAGTGAAGAGAATTCTCTCGAAAATACATGAAACCCTTGTAATGGAAGATGGCTACGAGTGGGATTTAGATGAATATTTCTCTATTCTGGACTATTTGACATTGGATAGTAAAGAAAAGTTTGTCTGGATTATAGTCCGAGAAGGGAGAAATATTACAAGAATTGATTCGGAAGGAAGATTTGAGAACTCCCCTGATACACCTAAAGGTGACAAAGGAGAGCTAAAAGTAGCAAGAAAAGTTGCAGTTGACCACCCTGCTGTTATGCTACTAAAGCAAAATGGTGATGCAGATAAAGGA